Proteins from a single region of Pseudomonas fulva:
- a CDS encoding efflux RND transporter periplasmic adaptor subunit gives MYELRFSTVAASAVFWLLIALAGCDDQTVSKPPAPFEVGVITVAASPVPVYSDLSGRTNAYLVSQVRARVDGIVLRREFTEGANVQAGQLLYKIDPAPYIAALNSSKAALARAEANLVAQKAQLDRYELLVAGRAISQQDYDNALANQGKAAADVSAAKADVERAQIDLSYTNVVSPISGRIGLSEVTPGAYVQANGATLMTTVQQLDSMYVDLTQSSAAGLKLRIDIQEGRIQSQGEDAAEVELTLENGKVYGQQGKLQFSDVSVDQGTGSVTVRAVFPNKDNVLLPGMFVRARLHEGTNNTAMLVPQVGVTHNQAGQPVALLVGADNKVSQTVLTTSGTRGADWIVTGGLSPGDRVIVQGTDKVRPGAVVEAVPAELAQSTAADSTPDESGPRLGSAS, from the coding sequence ATGTACGAGCTTAGGTTTAGTACTGTTGCAGCTAGCGCAGTGTTCTGGCTGCTTATAGCCCTAGCTGGATGCGATGACCAAACCGTATCGAAGCCTCCCGCGCCATTCGAGGTTGGTGTCATCACGGTGGCCGCTAGCCCAGTGCCGGTGTACAGCGATCTGTCAGGGCGAACAAACGCTTACCTGGTTTCCCAGGTCAGGGCCCGTGTGGACGGAATCGTCTTACGCAGGGAGTTCACTGAAGGGGCCAACGTCCAAGCAGGTCAACTGCTCTACAAGATTGATCCAGCCCCTTATATCGCGGCGTTGAACAGTTCGAAAGCCGCATTAGCTCGGGCCGAGGCCAATCTGGTCGCCCAGAAAGCGCAGCTTGATCGGTATGAATTGCTGGTCGCCGGCCGGGCTATCAGTCAGCAGGACTATGACAATGCCCTCGCCAATCAGGGCAAGGCTGCCGCTGATGTCTCTGCCGCCAAAGCGGATGTGGAACGAGCACAGATCGATTTGAGCTACACCAACGTTGTCTCGCCGATTAGCGGCCGCATCGGCCTGTCAGAGGTCACGCCAGGCGCCTACGTACAGGCAAACGGCGCAACCCTGATGACCACCGTGCAGCAGCTTGATTCCATGTATGTCGATCTAACTCAATCCAGTGCTGCGGGCCTGAAGCTTCGAATCGATATTCAGGAAGGCAGGATTCAGTCCCAAGGCGAGGACGCTGCCGAGGTCGAGCTGACGCTTGAGAACGGCAAAGTTTACGGCCAGCAAGGGAAGCTGCAGTTCTCTGACGTCAGCGTCGACCAAGGGACAGGATCGGTAACGGTAAGGGCGGTGTTCCCCAACAAGGACAACGTTCTGCTGCCAGGTATGTTCGTCCGGGCTCGCTTACACGAAGGCACCAACAACACCGCGATGCTCGTGCCCCAAGTAGGGGTCACACACAACCAGGCCGGTCAGCCGGTTGCATTGCTCGTCGGCGCTGACAACAAGGTCTCTCAAACGGTGCTCACCACTTCCGGGACGCGAGGAGCTGACTGGATCGTTACTGGCGGGCTGAGCCCTGGTGATCGAGTAATCGTTCAGGGAACAGACAAAGTCCGCCCTGGCGCAGTGGTCGAGGCCGTTCCCGCCGAGCTTGCGCAATCTACGGCAGCTGACTCTACACCTGATGAAAGCGGCCCACGCCTCGGCTCCGCCTCCTAG
- a CDS encoding metallophosphoesterase encodes MYTTIAFLYVAVRFVYPLPISLGKRVLLGIFILFAAKYHFITELVFGNMWSPELPYAAVVALGWLFCSFALLFIFTIISDFILLLGFFATSRAIHRKLGTGVRLSAACAASLAAALGVYQAVQLPEVHRVELEISGLPPDLDGFRFVQLTDLHISRIFQAPWVRGVVERTNELSPDLIVITGDLIDGSVAARELDVAPLGDLHSPNGVIGIPGNHEYYFDYTQWAPKFESLGIKMLTNEHMVLRPNTSDLLIAGVTDAAATNYDFNGPDLERALDGAPTDAPTILLSHRPEGSIANAAAGVDVQLSGHTHGGMIRFLRFLAGPANEGFVSRDYEVNGMKLYVSNGTGLWIGFPIRLGVPSEITEFTLRPKQ; translated from the coding sequence ATGTATACGACAATTGCATTTCTATACGTTGCCGTACGGTTTGTTTATCCACTGCCGATATCACTCGGCAAGCGTGTTCTCCTTGGCATCTTCATTCTATTTGCTGCCAAATATCACTTTATTACAGAGCTTGTGTTTGGAAACATGTGGTCACCCGAGCTGCCTTATGCCGCAGTTGTTGCGCTTGGCTGGTTATTCTGCTCGTTTGCTTTACTTTTCATCTTTACAATCATCAGTGATTTTATCCTCCTCTTAGGATTTTTTGCGACCAGCCGGGCTATACATAGGAAACTGGGTACAGGAGTTCGTCTTAGTGCCGCTTGTGCAGCGTCTTTAGCAGCCGCTTTAGGGGTATACCAGGCGGTGCAGCTTCCTGAGGTTCACAGAGTCGAGCTGGAGATAAGTGGACTTCCACCCGATCTCGATGGCTTTCGCTTTGTCCAGTTAACTGACCTTCATATAAGCCGAATTTTTCAGGCTCCATGGGTACGCGGTGTCGTAGAACGCACGAATGAGCTATCGCCAGATCTGATCGTAATCACTGGCGATTTGATTGATGGTTCTGTTGCTGCTCGCGAGCTGGACGTCGCTCCTCTGGGTGATCTTCATTCGCCAAATGGGGTCATTGGAATTCCAGGCAACCATGAGTACTACTTCGACTATACACAGTGGGCACCTAAGTTTGAGTCGCTTGGAATAAAGATGCTGACCAACGAGCACATGGTGCTTCGCCCCAACACATCTGACTTGCTGATAGCTGGCGTGACTGACGCAGCGGCCACTAATTACGATTTTAACGGCCCAGATCTGGAGCGAGCGTTAGATGGCGCCCCTACCGATGCTCCGACCATTCTGTTAAGCCATCGACCCGAAGGTTCTATAGCCAATGCTGCAGCCGGTGTAGATGTTCAACTCTCAGGCCATACACATGGCGGAATGATTCGATTTCTGAGGTTCCTGGCCGGGCCTGCCAACGAAGGTTTCGTATCCCGTGACTATGAGGTTAATGGGATGAAGCTTTACGTTAGTAATGGCACTGGGCTGTGGATAGGCTTCCCGATACGCTTAGGCGTTCCGTCCGAAATCACCGAGTTCACCCTGCGCCCTAAACAATAA
- a CDS encoding SDR family NAD(P)-dependent oxidoreductase, which produces MTTQRPLALVTGSSSGIGLELAKQFALNNYDVIISGSSEKIHKATEEVKALGVNCFSHRADASTYEGVEGLWQFFLTLNRPLDAAALNVGIAIGGAFVENSLEDEFKQIAINITGTVHLAKRVVQHMVANKHGKILVTSSVSATQPTPYETVYGPSKAFGFSFAESLREELRDTGVTVTALLPGATDSDFHKNAGMSNSPIGRAKKNDKTEVARQGFEALMNDIDHVVGGDDHTKQRVIENRTTPETVKAARHAQNVRIDS; this is translated from the coding sequence ATGACGACTCAACGCCCCCTAGCGCTTGTGACCGGCTCATCGTCCGGAATTGGCCTGGAGCTCGCCAAGCAATTCGCACTTAACAATTACGATGTGATTATCTCAGGGTCAAGTGAAAAAATTCATAAAGCAACTGAAGAAGTTAAAGCCTTGGGTGTTAACTGCTTTAGTCATCGCGCAGACGCATCGACGTACGAAGGCGTTGAAGGTTTGTGGCAGTTTTTCTTAACGCTGAATCGGCCTCTTGACGCTGCCGCGCTCAATGTAGGAATCGCGATTGGCGGAGCATTCGTAGAAAATAGCCTGGAAGATGAATTCAAACAGATCGCAATCAATATCACTGGGACGGTGCACCTTGCCAAGCGTGTTGTTCAACACATGGTTGCCAATAAACACGGAAAAATATTGGTTACATCGTCTGTATCAGCTACACAGCCTACTCCTTACGAGACGGTGTACGGCCCGTCAAAGGCATTCGGATTTTCCTTCGCCGAATCATTGCGTGAAGAACTTCGGGACACAGGCGTGACGGTCACGGCGTTGCTACCAGGAGCAACGGATAGCGACTTCCACAAAAATGCTGGCATGTCCAACAGCCCTATTGGCAGAGCGAAGAAAAACGATAAAACGGAAGTCGCCAGACAAGGTTTCGAGGCGCTAATGAACGACATCGACCATGTGGTTGGCGGCGACGACCATACAAAGCAACGAGTTATTGAAAACAGAACGACTCCGGAAACCGTGAAAGCCGCACGGCACGCACAGAACGTGAGAATTGATAGCTAA
- a CDS encoding FG-GAP repeat domain-containing protein, translated as MIHHFKRKFALVASGCLGAVAVSAQEAVRDPARDAFALIPEKPSAFFVDATATHVPLAPSLHATDSVFIDVDKDGDLDVVVSVELGVNRLYLNDGSGRLTYKPDAFGTRMHDSEHVRAADLNGDGNMDVVFVAESDEYHQLFLGDGKGGFTDATDRLPATSQGNGLAIGDVNGDGLPDIVIGSTGELGYGPDAGIKPARNLLFINDAKRPGHFINATETHLPKTDDQTESVALADMDGDGDLDMVLASPAHPNRLLLNDGKGRFTDASDRLELLVPMETREVHVLDVNQDGHNDIVFCNITSNNFGWDKDPQTRLLVNDGNGRFRDETEERLPSHRFSSWAGTVVDFNGDGAPDLLVGAIQVPGFVPLQLRAWQNDGKGHFKDVTLEAVPGITVGRSWSMGQGDLDGDGKTDVLVGGWGTQARLLLTDKDGYLSSLPAVPHLEPAQ; from the coding sequence ATGATTCATCACTTCAAAAGAAAATTCGCACTGGTGGCGTCAGGCTGCCTCGGGGCGGTCGCTGTCTCGGCTCAAGAGGCAGTTCGAGATCCCGCAAGAGATGCGTTTGCGCTCATACCTGAAAAGCCATCAGCGTTCTTCGTTGATGCGACGGCGACACACGTCCCGTTAGCGCCGAGCCTGCATGCAACAGACTCAGTGTTCATCGATGTCGACAAGGATGGAGACCTGGACGTCGTAGTGTCTGTCGAACTCGGGGTGAATCGTCTGTATTTGAATGATGGAAGCGGTCGATTGACCTATAAACCCGATGCCTTCGGCACACGGATGCACGACAGCGAACATGTGCGCGCTGCTGATCTCAATGGTGACGGCAACATGGATGTCGTGTTTGTCGCTGAATCGGATGAGTACCATCAGTTGTTTCTGGGCGACGGGAAAGGCGGCTTCACTGATGCGACCGACCGCCTACCAGCAACCAGTCAGGGCAATGGGCTGGCAATCGGCGACGTTAATGGAGACGGGCTACCGGACATCGTCATAGGAAGCACTGGCGAGCTGGGCTACGGGCCAGACGCAGGGATAAAGCCTGCGCGCAATTTGCTGTTCATTAACGACGCCAAGCGGCCAGGCCATTTCATCAATGCGACCGAGACACACCTGCCCAAGACGGATGATCAGACTGAAAGTGTCGCGTTGGCCGATATGGATGGAGACGGCGATCTCGACATGGTTCTTGCTAGCCCAGCGCATCCAAATCGCCTGCTGCTCAACGATGGCAAAGGCCGATTTACAGATGCCTCGGATCGTCTCGAGCTGCTGGTGCCTATGGAAACTCGCGAGGTACATGTCTTAGACGTCAATCAAGACGGTCACAATGACATCGTGTTTTGCAACATCACCAGCAACAACTTCGGTTGGGATAAAGATCCACAAACAAGGCTCCTGGTAAATGACGGCAATGGCCGTTTTCGAGATGAGACGGAGGAACGCCTTCCATCTCATCGTTTCTCAAGCTGGGCGGGCACAGTCGTAGACTTCAATGGTGATGGTGCTCCAGACCTGCTCGTCGGAGCTATTCAGGTTCCTGGGTTCGTTCCCTTGCAGCTGCGGGCGTGGCAAAACGACGGCAAGGGCCATTTCAAAGATGTAACCCTCGAGGCTGTCCCGGGAATAACGGTTGGGCGCAGCTGGAGCATGGGGCAAGGCGATCTCGACGGTGACGGTAAGACCGATGTTTTGGTCGGAGGTTGGGGAACCCAGGCACGACTGCTTCTAACTGATAAAGATGGGTATCTGTCGTCGCTTCCTGCTGTGCCTCATTTAGAGCCGGCGCAGTAA
- a CDS encoding LysR family transcriptional regulator, translating to MLHDELGSLVAFVAVAEERSFTRAAARLGTSQSALSHKIRRLEARLGIRLLTRTTRSVSPTEAGERLLQTLRPALADIGTQLAGLTDFRDKPAGTVRITSADHVAETILWPALNRLLPNFPDIAVEVNVDNGFVDIVAERYDAGIRLGHNVDKDMIAVPIGRPERVIIVGSPAYFAKRPIPKTPDDLSTHQCINRRFPTQGSLEVWNFCKDGEQVRARVSGQLAFNRPEMILEAVISGFGLGRMLESQVLRHVEAGRLVRVLEDWCPELPGYHLYYPSRNQNTPAFQLVVDALRLKG from the coding sequence GTGCTTCATGATGAATTGGGCAGCCTGGTCGCCTTTGTCGCTGTCGCTGAAGAGCGCAGTTTCACGCGTGCTGCGGCTAGGCTCGGCACCTCTCAATCCGCATTGAGCCATAAAATTCGACGACTTGAGGCTCGCCTCGGGATTCGCTTGCTCACCAGGACTACTCGTAGCGTATCGCCGACCGAAGCTGGTGAAAGACTTTTGCAAACGCTGCGGCCTGCACTGGCGGACATCGGTACTCAACTAGCTGGATTGACTGATTTTCGCGACAAGCCGGCCGGGACTGTGCGAATCACCAGCGCCGATCATGTAGCAGAAACAATTCTCTGGCCTGCACTTAATCGGCTGCTACCCAATTTTCCGGACATCGCTGTAGAGGTGAACGTAGATAACGGCTTCGTTGACATCGTTGCCGAGCGCTACGACGCCGGCATCCGATTGGGGCACAACGTTGACAAGGACATGATCGCGGTACCGATCGGAAGGCCGGAGAGAGTCATCATCGTTGGCTCGCCTGCTTATTTTGCGAAGCGGCCAATCCCTAAGACGCCCGACGACTTATCGACGCATCAGTGCATCAATCGTCGGTTCCCCACCCAGGGCTCTCTGGAGGTCTGGAATTTCTGCAAGGATGGCGAGCAAGTCCGGGCCCGCGTATCTGGGCAGCTCGCTTTCAATCGACCCGAAATGATTCTAGAAGCCGTTATTTCAGGCTTCGGGTTAGGGCGTATGTTGGAATCGCAGGTGCTCAGGCACGTGGAGGCTGGCCGGCTTGTCAGGGTGTTGGAGGACTGGTGCCCCGAGCTTCCTGGCTATCACTTGTATTATCCAAGCCGAAATCAGAATACCCCGGCGTTTCAGCTAGTAGTGGATGCGCTGCGCTTGAAGGGGTAA
- a CDS encoding NAD-dependent epimerase/dehydratase family protein, which yields MSKPIKRVAVTGGHGKVGAVLVPYLRERGYDVFVIDKDGPLDPDEAMMTADLEDFGQTLDALSSVGNDVYARAEPQAFDAVVHLASMPHPRMIPDSDEFRVNMITTYNVFESCRRLGIKNIVWSASEVATGVPYDKTDAPYVPVDEDYPMRGYNVYSLTKVLGEEMARQFCLNDPSLRITCLRLSNVMNQDEYSKFESWQDAPTVRLWNFWTYVDNRDVAQSIELALKYDVRGKDEFFITNDETVMRTPSSELLDLHYPGIERRKEITGNEVLLSNEKAKRVLGFKPAYSWMDALKEQ from the coding sequence ATGTCTAAACCGATCAAACGCGTAGCTGTTACCGGAGGTCATGGGAAGGTAGGTGCGGTACTAGTGCCCTACTTGCGTGAGCGCGGGTATGACGTCTTCGTAATCGACAAGGATGGCCCGCTTGATCCGGATGAGGCCATGATGACTGCGGATCTGGAGGATTTTGGCCAAACGCTGGATGCGTTGTCATCGGTAGGCAATGACGTCTATGCCCGGGCAGAGCCACAAGCATTCGATGCCGTCGTTCACCTGGCGAGCATGCCGCACCCACGCATGATTCCAGACAGCGATGAGTTCCGAGTGAACATGATCACGACCTACAACGTTTTCGAGTCCTGCCGGCGACTGGGGATCAAAAATATCGTTTGGTCTGCCAGTGAGGTGGCAACAGGGGTTCCCTACGACAAAACCGATGCTCCGTATGTACCGGTGGACGAGGACTACCCAATGCGAGGGTACAACGTCTACTCGTTGACGAAGGTGCTCGGTGAGGAAATGGCTAGGCAGTTCTGCCTCAATGATCCATCGCTACGAATCACTTGCCTGCGCCTGTCCAACGTCATGAACCAGGACGAGTACTCGAAGTTTGAGTCCTGGCAGGATGCCCCCACTGTTCGCCTTTGGAACTTCTGGACGTATGTCGACAACCGCGACGTCGCGCAGAGCATCGAGCTTGCCCTCAAATACGATGTGCGAGGCAAGGATGAGTTCTTCATCACGAACGATGAAACGGTCATGCGAACGCCGAGCAGCGAGTTGCTTGACCTTCACTATCCAGGTATCGAGCGGCGCAAGGAGATCACCGGCAACGAAGTCCTGCTATCCAACGAGAAGGCAAAGCGCGTACTCGGTTTCAAACCCGCTTATTCCTGGATGGACGCTCTCAAAGAGCAGTAA
- a CDS encoding aldo/keto reductase: MKFTKLGSTGLDISRLCLGCMTFGDPEAGTHPWTLDEDDSRPIIKHAVENGINFFDTANSYSAGTSEVIVGRLLKEMTRRDEVVIATKVFHSQSMLDDARKPNDRGLSRKAIMTAIDASLTRLGTDYVDLYQIHRWDSHTPIEETMEALHDVVKSGKARYIGASSMYAWQFAKAQHVAALNGWSRFVSMQNHLNLVYREEEREMIPLCIDQGVGIIPWSPMARGRLTRPHGQQTERTKTDVAGQSFYQRTEAEDGRVIDVVEQIARERSVPMAQIALAWVLAKQGVSAPIVGASKKGQLDDSIAALDIVLSEDEVGRLEAPYVPHAVSGFS; encoded by the coding sequence ATGAAGTTCACCAAACTCGGGAGCACGGGCCTGGATATCTCTAGACTGTGCCTGGGATGCATGACTTTTGGAGACCCTGAGGCAGGCACCCATCCGTGGACGCTGGATGAAGATGACAGCCGGCCAATCATCAAGCATGCCGTCGAAAACGGAATTAATTTCTTTGATACAGCCAACAGCTACTCTGCGGGCACTTCTGAAGTCATCGTGGGTAGGTTGCTCAAGGAGATGACCCGGCGCGACGAGGTCGTCATCGCCACCAAGGTTTTTCACTCGCAAAGCATGCTGGACGATGCCCGAAAACCTAACGATAGAGGCTTGTCTCGCAAAGCCATAATGACTGCTATAGATGCAAGCCTGACCCGGCTTGGCACGGACTACGTCGATCTATACCAGATCCATCGCTGGGACTCTCACACTCCGATCGAGGAGACCATGGAGGCGCTGCATGACGTGGTCAAATCTGGGAAGGCTCGCTATATCGGTGCCTCGTCCATGTATGCCTGGCAATTCGCCAAAGCTCAGCACGTGGCGGCATTAAATGGATGGAGCCGCTTCGTCTCGATGCAAAATCACCTCAACCTGGTTTACCGGGAGGAGGAACGGGAGATGATTCCGCTGTGCATTGACCAGGGCGTCGGCATCATTCCGTGGAGCCCAATGGCGCGCGGTAGGCTGACGCGCCCGCATGGACAGCAGACGGAGCGAACAAAGACTGATGTTGCAGGGCAGTCGTTTTACCAACGCACCGAAGCAGAAGATGGTCGAGTCATTGACGTTGTTGAGCAGATTGCTCGCGAGCGAAGCGTGCCTATGGCACAGATTGCGTTGGCGTGGGTGTTAGCCAAACAGGGGGTGTCAGCACCCATCGTCGGAGCTAGCAAGAAGGGCCAGCTCGACGATTCGATCGCTGCATTGGATATCGTGCTGAGCGAAGATGAAGTCGGCCGATTAGAAGCACCTTATGTTCCTCACGCCGTGAGCGGTTTTTCCTGA
- a CDS encoding aldo/keto reductase — MVTPQLTVQLSDGHRIPQLGLGVWQASQYEARHAVELAIEAGYRHVDTASIYGNEEGVGEGIRNASVPREQIFLTTKIWNDAQGRENAAKAIDASLARLEVDYVDLLLIHWPAPFQDKYVETWKALIAAQQAGKARSIGVSNFNPEHLHRLIGETGVSPVLNQVELHPFLQQQYLRKHHASLGIATQSWSPLGQGSALTHSGIIDMAQKHGRTPAQVIIRWHMELGLIAIPKSITPSRIRENLDVFNFSLDAADLESIGKMNTGTRLGPDPASFG, encoded by the coding sequence ATGGTAACGCCACAGCTGACCGTGCAGCTTTCAGATGGGCATCGAATTCCACAGCTCGGTTTAGGCGTCTGGCAAGCTAGCCAGTACGAAGCGCGTCATGCCGTCGAACTAGCCATCGAGGCGGGCTATCGCCACGTCGATACCGCATCAATCTATGGGAACGAGGAAGGTGTGGGTGAAGGCATCCGCAATGCGAGCGTTCCCCGAGAGCAGATTTTCCTGACTACAAAGATCTGGAACGATGCCCAGGGCCGGGAGAATGCGGCCAAAGCGATTGACGCCAGCCTGGCCCGCCTTGAGGTCGATTATGTTGACCTGCTCCTCATACATTGGCCCGCACCTTTTCAGGACAAGTACGTTGAAACCTGGAAGGCGTTAATCGCAGCTCAGCAAGCAGGAAAAGCTCGATCAATTGGGGTATCCAATTTCAATCCTGAACACCTTCATCGGCTGATTGGTGAGACAGGCGTATCGCCCGTTTTGAATCAGGTGGAGTTGCATCCCTTCCTGCAGCAGCAGTACTTGCGAAAGCATCACGCGTCGTTAGGAATAGCTACCCAATCGTGGAGCCCGCTGGGTCAGGGCAGCGCGCTGACGCACTCGGGAATAATCGACATGGCCCAAAAGCATGGCCGAACCCCAGCCCAGGTGATCATCCGGTGGCATATGGAGCTAGGGCTCATTGCGATCCCCAAATCCATCACGCCCTCGCGCATCCGTGAAAACCTGGATGTATTCAACTTTTCCCTCGATGCGGCTGACCTGGAGTCGATCGGGAAAATGAATACTGGAACGCGGCTTGGCCCGGATCCGGCCTCTTTCGGGTAA
- a CDS encoding MFS transporter, translating into MAIAMLSLGGLFIGTGEFASMSLLPGLASSTGVSIPVAGGYITAYALGVVIGAPMIAILAARWPRKTLLIALLALFAIGYGASAVAWNHASLLGARFLAGLPHGAYYGVACLVAATMVADNRKAQAAGYVMAGLAAANVAGVPAATWIGQLFGWRGAFSGLAAGGALAIVLFWWLIPSIPKDEKASPKSELSGLKKPQLWLTLATASIGFGGMFSVYSYITPTLTEVTGFTSGQVPMVLALWGVGMIVGNLIGGWLADRSLVPAIFYIMIWNTVFLALFSVLASSSDGTLAVLFLVGCGFALVPALQVRLMNVAGEAQTLAAALNHSAFNISNAIGATLGGLSIAGGFGWASTGWVGAALAALGTLFFAISISLEKRAKAKAVAA; encoded by the coding sequence ATTGCTATCGCGATGTTGAGCCTTGGGGGCCTCTTCATTGGCACCGGCGAGTTCGCGTCAATGAGCCTGCTGCCGGGGCTCGCGTCCAGCACCGGCGTATCAATTCCTGTGGCTGGGGGGTACATCACAGCCTACGCACTGGGCGTGGTAATTGGCGCTCCGATGATCGCCATCCTCGCGGCACGCTGGCCTCGCAAGACACTGTTGATCGCTCTGCTCGCGCTGTTTGCAATAGGGTACGGCGCAAGTGCAGTTGCCTGGAATCATGCAAGTTTGCTCGGCGCCCGTTTCTTGGCCGGACTGCCGCATGGGGCTTACTACGGGGTAGCGTGCCTCGTTGCTGCCACGATGGTTGCTGATAACCGTAAAGCACAGGCAGCTGGGTACGTTATGGCAGGTCTGGCAGCAGCCAACGTTGCCGGGGTGCCAGCTGCAACATGGATTGGTCAGTTGTTCGGATGGAGGGGCGCCTTTTCCGGCCTGGCAGCCGGTGGTGCATTAGCAATCGTCCTGTTCTGGTGGCTCATCCCGTCGATTCCCAAGGATGAGAAAGCGAGCCCCAAATCCGAGCTGTCAGGCCTCAAAAAGCCTCAGCTTTGGCTCACATTAGCTACAGCATCTATCGGCTTCGGCGGGATGTTCTCAGTGTACAGCTACATCACACCGACACTTACTGAGGTAACTGGCTTCACATCCGGACAAGTGCCAATGGTGCTGGCGCTCTGGGGCGTGGGCATGATCGTGGGCAACTTGATTGGGGGCTGGTTAGCAGACCGCTCTCTGGTGCCGGCCATCTTCTACATCATGATCTGGAACACTGTCTTTCTAGCTCTTTTCTCGGTGTTGGCTTCCTCAAGCGATGGCACCTTGGCTGTGCTCTTCCTTGTAGGCTGCGGATTTGCCCTTGTACCTGCTCTGCAGGTACGCCTGATGAACGTCGCCGGTGAGGCGCAAACCTTGGCAGCAGCGCTCAATCACAGCGCGTTCAACATCTCCAACGCGATTGGCGCGACGCTTGGTGGTCTCTCGATCGCAGGCGGCTTTGGTTGGGCGTCGACTGGCTGGGTAGGCGCTGCTCTTGCCGCGCTAGGCACCCTCTTCTTCGCCATCTCGATCAGCCTTGAGAAACGCGCCAAAGCTAAAGCAGTCGCAGCCTGA
- a CDS encoding SDR family NAD(P)-dependent oxidoreductase has protein sequence MNHPAICKNSVAVVTGAALGIGYAIAHKVAKEGMNVVLFDKNSAALKSAASSIRRDAPDVNVLAIEGDVTSQADLHRLYEQACEFGRVSLLVNNAAIITGAGPWDGVSQWRTLMEVNFWSALTLQQLFVETMFSQEGNAAIVNVGSKEGITTRPGNAAYSVSKAAIKVLTEQLAHELRERVGDRITAHLLIPGYTFTPMNFPDMTSSTQKPDAPWTADQVADRLVAQMAEGEFYIFCEDNEASWELDQRRMQWAADDLILKRPALSRWHKDYADQFSAYVADIAPQ, from the coding sequence ATGAATCATCCAGCCATCTGCAAAAACTCGGTCGCCGTCGTCACCGGAGCAGCGTTGGGCATTGGCTACGCCATCGCCCATAAGGTTGCCAAAGAGGGAATGAATGTCGTGCTTTTCGACAAAAATTCTGCGGCGCTCAAATCTGCAGCTAGCTCGATTCGTAGAGATGCACCCGACGTGAACGTCCTCGCAATCGAAGGGGACGTCACGTCGCAAGCGGATCTACACAGACTCTACGAACAGGCATGTGAGTTCGGTCGCGTGTCCCTGCTGGTTAACAACGCTGCGATCATCACAGGGGCTGGCCCTTGGGATGGAGTGTCCCAGTGGAGGACGCTCATGGAGGTTAATTTCTGGAGTGCTCTCACCCTCCAGCAGCTTTTTGTAGAAACGATGTTCTCTCAGGAAGGAAATGCGGCGATCGTAAACGTTGGATCGAAGGAAGGCATAACTACGCGACCTGGGAACGCGGCCTATTCAGTCTCGAAGGCCGCAATAAAGGTACTTACCGAGCAGTTAGCTCACGAGTTGCGCGAAAGGGTTGGTGACCGAATCACCGCGCACCTATTGATCCCGGGATACACCTTCACGCCGATGAATTTTCCCGACATGACCTCGTCGACCCAAAAACCAGACGCCCCTTGGACTGCGGATCAAGTAGCCGATCGGCTGGTAGCGCAAATGGCTGAAGGAGAGTTCTACATTTTCTGTGAAGACAATGAGGCGAGTTGGGAGCTCGACCAGCGCCGCATGCAATGGGCTGCCGATGACCTCATTTTGAAGCGCCCTGCCCTGTCTCGCTGGCATAAGGATTACGCGGATCAATTCTCTGCCTATGTTGCAGACATAGCCCCGCAGTGA